In Vitis vinifera cultivar Pinot Noir 40024 chromosome 17, ASM3070453v1, one genomic interval encodes:
- the LOC100247962 gene encoding uncharacterized protein LOC100247962 yields the protein MLGRVRPLSSSSSSSLDSLERPSPKIIKHDSLSIYEATIMKLKLASQRDISSIQEEAMTIETDATSASVSASSQNELSLPSMEAIEMETSKQTNCSASVSKSYQHSPSSSYEEAMTIDATGLSPGCSDCQSMINSVKQQRNKNLSIADLFSKYKSSQHAQSSACEETM from the exons ATGCTGGGGAGGGTGAGACccttatcttcttcttcatcgtCGTCCTTGGACAGCTTGGAGAGGCCATCTCCGAAGATAATCAAGCATGATTCTCTCTCTATTTACg AGGCTACAATAATGAAGCTTAAACTAGCTTCTCAGCGTGACATAAGCTCAATCCAGGAGGAGGCAATGACAATCGAAACTGATGCTACTTCCGCAAGTGTTTCAGCAAGTTCCCAGAATGAATTAAGCTTACCCTCTATGGAGGCAATTGAAATGGAAACAAGCAAGCAGACAAATTGTTCTGCTAGTGTCTCCAAGAGTTATCAACACTCCCCAAGCTCATCCTATGAGGAGGCAATGACAATAGACGCAACTGGCCTTTCACCAGGTTGTAGTGATTGTCAGTCTATGATCAACTCGGTGAAGCAGCAAAGAAACAAGAATTTATCAATTGCAGACCTGTTTTCCAAGTATAAGAGTTCTCAACATGCTCAAAGCTCAGCATGTGAGGAGACAATGTAA
- the LOC100242823 gene encoding nucleoside diphosphate kinase 2, chloroplastic, whose product MEAAAVLGARPSVSSSYLHSQTQRHCSLYVVSQKPTLRSDHRRLAAFHSPSNLFSYSPFRPHARSTKPRIFLPHLVASMEQVEETYIMVKPDGVQRGLVGEIISRFEKKGFKLTGLKLFQCPKQLAEEHYKDLKEKSFFPKLIEYITSGPVVCMAWEGVGVVASARKLIGSTNPLQAEPGTIRGDLAVQTGRNVVHGSDSPENGKREISLWFKEGELCEWAPVQAPWLRE is encoded by the exons ATGGAGGCCGCTGCAGTGTTGGGAGCGAGACCGTCTGTTTCATCATCTTATCTTCATTCGCAAACTCAGAGGCATTGCAGCTTATACGTCGTCTCCCAGAAGCCTACCCTGCGCTCCGACCACCGCCGCCTAGCAGCTTTCCACTCACCGTCCAATCTTTTCTCATATTCCCCATTTCGTCCTCATGCTCGCAGCACCAAACCCCGCATCTTCCTTCCCCACTTGGTTGCTTCCATG gaGCAGGTTGAAGAAACTTACATCATGGTCAAACCCGACGGCGTTCAACGGGGCCTC GTTGGAGAGATTATTTCTAGGTTTGAGAAGAAGGGTTTCAAGTTAACTGGCTTGAAGCTATTCCAATGCCCCAAACAATTGGCTGAG GAGCATTATAAGGATCTCAAGGAAAAGTCATTCTTCCCGAAACTAATTGAATACATTACTTCTGGTCCGGTTGTTTGTATG GCTTGGGAAGGTGTTGGTGTTGTTGCTTCAGCACGTAAGCTAATAGGGTCAACAAATCCCCTTCAGGCAGAACCAGGCACAATCAGAGGAGACCTTGCAGTTCAAACAGGAAG GAATGTGGTTCACGGGAGTGATAGCCCTGAGAATGGAAAACGTGAAATAT CTCTCTGGTTTAAAGAAGGTGAATTATGTGAATGGGCACCTGTACAAGCACCATGGCTGAGGGAGTGA
- the LOC100263271 gene encoding GRAS family protein RAD1 — protein sequence MASDLLSEERSDEVSGLDTSLSAQAYYSRSYLPIFQNGSATNWFHYSDEARNHKRLKRTQSIAESIGSNSSLYSGGKSYSNSSSSFINRSSSTNSLNSLPRLHFRDHIWTYTQRYLAAEAVEEAAAAMISAAEGEVEEDGSGDGMRLVQLLIACAEAVACRDKTHASSLLSELRANALVFGSSFQRVASCFVQGLADRLSLVQPLGAVGFIAPSINPLDTAWEKKEEALRLVYEICPHIKFGHFVANASILEAFEGENFAHVVDLGMTLGLAHGQQWRQLIHSLANRAGRPPRRLRITGVGLCVDRFKIIGEELEAYAQDLDINLEFSAVESNLENLRPEDIKREDGEALVVNSILQLHCVVKESRGALNSVLQKINELSPKVLVLVEQDSSHNGPFFLGRFMEALHYYSAIFDSLEAMLPKYDTRRAKIEQFYFGEEIKNIVSCEGPARVERHERVDQWRRRMSRAGFQAAPIKMMAQAKQWLGKVKACEGYNIMEEKGCLVLGWKSKPIVAASCWKC from the coding sequence ATGGCTTCTGATCTGTTGAGTGAAGAAAGGAGTGATGAGGTGAGTGGTCTTGATACCAGCCTTTCGGCTCAGGCTTACTATTCTCGCTCTTATCTGCCCATATTCCAGAATGGTTCTGCTACTAATTGGTTCCACTACTCGGATGAAGCTAGAAACCACAAGAGGCTTAAACGAACCCAAAGTATAGCTGAATCCATCGGAAGTAATAGCAGCCTTTATAGTGGTGGAAAAAGCTATAGTAACAGCAGCAGCAGTTTTATCAACCGCAGTAGCAGTACTAATAGCTTGAATAGCTTGCCAAGGCTCCATTTTCGAGATCATATATGGACTTATACTCAAAGATACCTTGCAGCTGAAGCTGTGGAAGAAGCAGCAGCAGCCATGATCAGTGCTGCAGAAGGTGAAGTTGAGGAAGATGGAAGTGGGGACGGGATGAGGTTGGTTCAGCTTCTCATTGCTTGTGCTGAAGCTGTGGCTTGTCGTGACAAGACACATGCCTCATCGCTATTATCAGAGCTTCGAGCCAATGCTTTAGTCTTCGGCTCTTCATTCCAGCGTGTGGCATCCTGCTTTGTCCAAGGCCTCGCGGACCGGCTGTCTTTGGTTCAACCACTTGGGGCAGTTGGTTTTATAGCACCGTCCATCAACCCATTGGACACAGCCTGGGAGAAAAAGGAGGAAGCCTTACGTCTTGTTTATGAAATTTGCCCACATATTAAGTTTGGTCACTTTGTGGCCAATGCTTCAATATTGGAAGCCTTTGAGGGAGAGAATTTTGCCCATGTCGTTGACTTGGGCATGACACTTGGCCTAGCACATGGTCAGCAATGGCGCCAGCTGATCCATAGCCTAGCCAATCGTGCAGGCCGACCACCACGTCGTCTTAGGATCACTGGTGTCGGCCTTTGTGTAGACCGGTTCAAAATTATAGGTGAGGAGCTTGAGGCTTACGCCCAGGACTTGGACATAAACTTGGAGTTTTCAGCAGTGGAAAGCAACTTGGAAAATCTTCGGCCTGAAGACATCAAACGTGAAGATGGGGAAGCTCTTGTTGTCAACAGCATCCTTCAATTGCACTGTGTGGTCAAGGAAAGCCGCGGAGCTTTAAACTCGGTCCTGCAGAAAATCAACGAGCTCTCACCCAAGGTTTTAGTCCTGGTTGAGCAGGACTCAAGCCATAACGGACCCTTCTTTCTTGGGAGGTTCATGGAAGCACTTCATTACTACTCTGCAATCTTTGACTCCCTAGAAGCAATGCTACCTAAGTATGATACTAGGCGCGCCAAAATAGAACAGTTTTACTTTGGGGAGGAGATAAAGAACATAGTGAGTTGCGAAGGGCCAGCAAGGGTGGAGCGGCATGAGAGGGTGGACCAGTGGCGCAGGAGGATGAGTCGTGCCGGGTTTCAGGCTGCACCCATTAAGATGATGGCTCAGGCCAAGCAATGGCTGGGGAAAGTTAAGGCCTGTGAAGGGTATAATATTATGGAAGAGAAGGGATGCTTGGTGCTGGGCTGGAAATCAAAGCCTATTGTGGCAGCCTCTTGCTGGAAATGCTGA